The genomic interval ACACTGCTTTTTCAATTAAACTTTTGCTACTGTAGACTGCAATCacatagtaaaaaaataacCCAGAGAGGTGTAAAGTATTGAGTGAGTAAAAACATAACCCAGTGAGGTGTAAAGCATTGAGTAAAAAATTTTTGGGAGCTAACAGTGCACATGTTTTCTGCTCTACCTTTCGTGTGTAACAAGGTCATGGATGCTGCAGCTAGGCAGAGTAAATTTAGATGCAAAGGGGTGAATGATGCAGGCATCTCCAGCACTGAAGTAGTGCAACTGGGCAGACCACACCTGGGCTATGAAGAAATCTGTGCCAGAAGGAATGAGTGTGTTTGCGAGTCTCATCTGCATGAACAGAGACGCATCAACGCAGTATGAGCTTGCAGAACGTAGTAATTTGGTAAGGACTAAACCCATGGTGCCATGAtttaatcccagctggcaaTTTAGCACCACACAGGCGCTTGTTCGCTCCCCCTCCCCAATGGGATGGGGGTAGAATTGGGAGGGTAAAAGTGTGGAagaaacttgtgggttgagacaAAACCAGTgtaatagtttaaaaaataaaattgtaagaagagaaaattataacaaggagagaggaaaataaaacccaagaaagacaagtgatgcaaatgaaaacaaccGCTCACCACCAAccaactgatgcccagccagtccctgagcagtggcCTCTCCTGCCAACCTCCCCCCGACCCCCCAGCTTCATATGCCAAGCGTGACACCATGTGGTacgggatatccctttggtcagctggggtcagctgtcccggctgtgtcccccccagcTTCtagtgcccccccagcctgctcgctggtgggtgggtgaggagcaggaaagcccttggctctgtgtgagctgctcagcagggacCAAACGTTagtgtattatcaacactgtttccagcaaaTACAAAGCATAGCCCTCCATACAAGCTACCCTGAAGAAATTCAACTCTATccctgccaaaaccagcacacacagaaaatgaatttCCCTTCACACTCAAATACTGAAAGGCGGTGTGAAACATGAGGAAGAGCAAAGTATGATGCGCTTGGGCATGGCTGGCCGTCAGCCAAGAGGCTGAGAAAAGGATCAAAGAGTTTGTGTAAGAAATACTGGGACTGAGGGGTGAAAAACAACACTGAACATTGATTAAACAGAATTGAAAAGTTCAAAGTTTGACCGGTGCAGGGTGTGTCTGATGCAATAAAGACCATGACTTTGAGGAGGCAAATGTAGGAGAAGGAAGGGCTAAACACCTGTTTTAAGGAGCAACAGGCAAGTACAGAGAAGCTGAATCAAAGAGAAAGGATGAAGCTGGTGTGAGAAGAGAGACATGCCATTCAGGGACCATCACACACAATGCAAGAAACACACAGTGGCCTGGGAAAAGCAGttaaaaggtggaaaaaaagaccACTGCAACTCTTAGGCAGTCCTGATCCAGAGAATTTTGATAGAGACACGTGGGAAGAGCCAGAGCCATGTAAGTCTGGTAACTGCATAATAATAGTGCTAGAAAGGGCTTGTTCCCCCCCACTGCATGCCCCGCTGCAGGATGAGCTCTGTAACTGAGGAAGCTGGACAGTGAAACAAACGGCACCTCCAGTTACCAACATCACTGTAAAGAAAACCAAGGCTGCAgatgcagcccagcagagaagaaagcaagtCAGTGTCAGAACAGACTTAATTCCACAGTAGATAAAAGCTGTGACAGGTGATGGATGCCCTAAAAAGGGCTTACACTGCGTATCTGGTTAAACTGGAGGGATGTCCTTGATTAACAGCACATGACTGTATGTATCTAGCTCAAGCAGCAGCCTCAGGGTGAGACTGGGACCTAGATCATCCACATTGGCTGAAGATCCCCTAGTCcaagggtcctcaaactttttaaacagggggccggtgcgcggatgcagtggcaggcagccatctgcggctgcttggtttccccccccaacccccagcgggggggtctgtaaacaccaggggccggattgaggaccctggggggctgtatccatcccacgggccatagtttgaggacctctgCCCTAGTCAGTGATGACTCAGACTGATGGACATGATGGATCATTAAGGGGTTTTACTCTGACACTGTACTGGCCCTGGCTAGGGCAGTTacctttcttcatagcagcctgtatggtgctgtgctttggatctGTGACTAAGTGTTGACAAGACACCACCGTTATAGCTAAGCAGTGCTTGTACAGCatcaagatcttttttttcaCACTCTGCCCCCACAATGAATAGACGGGTGgacaagaagttgggaggggacacagccaggacagctgacctgaactgtcTGAAAGGATATCCCATGCCATATAACCTCATCCTCAGCAAATACCATGTTGACACCTCCAATATGCCGCAGTTATCAACGCGTCCACTAAATCCAATCTCTATCGATGGAGTTAGTTAACCTCCACAGCAGAGTCAGACTTACTGCAAAGTCATCATCCCCATGATCTCCTTTAGGATCCTTAGTGTCATGTAATATATTTTCATCACTGATATTATAACATTCTGGCATGATATAGGTAGTTGTTCAGTCAGTAAGTTCCTTGAAACTCACTGGTAAATACCATCGCATCATGGAGACTCACTgtgaacattttttccccctctctttctTGAACAACACAAATTGTAGTACTTGAGCTTGAGACAGATCAAGCTGTGTGCAAAGATTTGACACAGGATGCCCCTTAAGTTCCTCATGTAACTTTCTCATTGTTGCCACGATTGCCCTAAGTGTTCCTTCTCTACTTGAGCATTATGAACCTCCTGGCAAGATGTCCCGCTTCTGGTGTTTGATGTTTCTTTCAGCTTTGGAAAATTATTCAACAAAATAGTaagttttttacttttctgtttgaacatagtttcaggtttttgaaagttcttcttctccttctcctccttcttcttctttcatGTAACCTTGGTGTCTCACTCTCCTGAGTGGTACTAATCAGCTCAAAACCCACCGTTTTAAATATGAAGGTAGGAATGCATTTCACCTCTGTGCCATACTTGATTTATCAACATTAAATTTCATCTGGCATGTAACTGCTCGATCATTCAGTCTTGTAAAGTTCTTCTGCAATTTTCCAGTCTGGTTGTGTCATTGCTGCTTTGAATAACTTCATCCCATCAGCAAATCTTGCCACTTACTGCTTATTTACAGTACTTCTGGGCCATTTATGAAAGTTACACAGTGCAGACTAATGTGGAACTCTGGTGGGGATCTTCCTCAGCCGAAAGAACTGACCATTTATCCCTACCTCTATCTCTTATCTTTCAACAATAATATATctgtatgtttggtttttttttttttttaatattattgaTAACATCTCCTTGCAAAGGTTTTTGGAAATTCAAGTAGAATGTATCAACCAGATCACCATAACGCAAGGAGTTTTCAAAGGCAGGACTCCCTTCTATGGGAGCAATGTTGACTAAGCAACTTGTATTTCTCCCAGCATCTACTAATCCTATCTTCTGTTATTTCTACTAATTTACCTGGAATAAACATCAGGCTTGGAGACCTACAGTTCCCCAGAAGTCCACTGCAATCCCTTTTACAGTCTGGCATCAAGTTTGCTACCACAAAGTCTTCAGATACCAAGAAAAGTTTTGAGCAGGAGGCCAGACACTAAGTGATTTTGGTTTCTTCATTCATGGGTGTGATGAGAAGCCCAGGACCAGCCAACTGGTTATCTTTAGGGTTTACTCTGTTCATCTCCACCATAACCTCTTCTATGGTTGCCCTTGTTTCAGACAGGTCCTCTGTGGAGTGCTTGCTGATCCTAAAGGGGGGTCCTTGGAAGGGAATCTGCCTGGTTTCTTCCAGAGGAAATCTACCCAAATAAACTGGCACTACTCACTTAAGAACTTAAAGACTTTCCAGACTTTCTTCAACACCTCTCTTGAGCGCCGTGCCAAGCATCCCGAAAACACACAGCACGAATTATCCACCGGGAAGAACCTACGTGAATTtgcctgaaaagaaaagccagaaggCCTGGGCAGCCGTGCCACACGCCCCCCGCCGCgcagcgccccccgccctgcctcggccgcgccgggccgcgccgcggggaAGGAGCGCGGGAGCTGGAcggcggcccccgccccgccccgccccgccccgccccgccccgccccgccccgccccgccccgccccgccccgccccgccatTGCCCGGTAGCGCCCGCTCGCAGCAGCGGTGCGACGACGTTGCGAGGGCGTTTGCTTCgttatttttaatctgtacGGTCCGACTGTCAGCGGCATCTCCATAAtgcccggcggcggcagcggcgacggctgcggcggcggcggcggcgacagcagcagcaacaggaggAGGGCGCGGGGTCGCCGCGTGCCCCGTCCCCGCAACATGGCGGGCGCGGAGCCCTTCGCGGCGTTGCTGACCGCGCTGCGCGGCTGCTACGCCGAGGTCGCCTCCCTGGAGACCTTCGTCCGGCAGCTGCCGGACAGCGGCGCCGGGGAGGTCGAGGTGCTGCGGGGCGACGACGCCCCCTGCTACCGGACCTTCGTGGGGCAGTGCGTGGTGTGCGTGCCGCGCGGGGCCCGCGCCATCCCCCGGCCCGTCACCTTCCAGCAGGTAGGAGCCGGGGCGCGCCTGGCGGCCTGCGCGCACCtgcccgggcccgggccgcccccgccgaGGAGCGGCCGCCGCCGGGGTCCCGCGCGGGCCCCCCAGGGGCCGCGGGTGGCGGGGGCGGCTGGGGCCGGCGGCCCGGTGGCAGCGCTTCCTGTCCTCCATgcgggcgcgggggcggcggcccTTCGCCCCTCGTGGCGGCTGCCGCGGCCGGGCCTCGCCGGCCCCCGCCGGGCCCTCGGCGGTCGGCCCTtgccggcggggagcggcggggtCGCGCCCCCTCCTTCTGGGGCGCGGGGGAGCCGAGCGCTGCTGCGCCGGTGGGTTCGGCGGGAGGTCCGCCTGCCCCGGGCGCCATGCGTGCCCCCTGCGGTGGCGGCAAACCCGGCGTGGCCGGGGAGCGGCTGGAAATCAAAAATGCCCCTTGCCCGCTCTGGAGAGGgtaggggaggggggaaagccGCTCGCAGGCCGTTGTTTAAGCAGGAGAAACCCTTCCGAGAGGAAGGATCGCTTTTCTGAGCCGCCGCGGCGTCAGCGAAGCTCTGATGTGGTAGGAAGCAAACTTTGCAAGCTTGTTGAGCGGGTTTTAGAACCGTGAGCCGAGGCGTTCAGTTGAACCGTGTATAAAAGGAAATGGAGGCCTCAAGAAACCTGTTGGTTCCCTGGAAGCTGGGGCCTGCCTGGTCACGCCTGTAGGACCACATCTGTGCGGGCAGTGACCTGGAGGTGTTGGGCGCCCGGGGTGCTCcgggagcagaggggagcagcGTGGGGTGTTCCTGGGCATAAGAACTGGGATCAAAAGGGCAGACGCTCAAAAGACTTCCTTAACGTCGTAGGCCCGTGTTGCTGCACGTAAATGTCTTGCGGTGCACGTGAAAAGCTCTCTTTTTGGGTATGGAACTTGTGAATCATTAATATTGCTTTGAAAGCCGGTGTCTAGGACTGTGTGCCTTGCATGTCTGTTTAAAGTGTATACTGTGGTTTATGGAAGAGTTGGTGATAAAAGTtaattctcttcctttctttctttcttcagttaTCTAGTCAGAGTGAAGTCATCACAAGAATTGTTCAGAGACTGTgtgacaaaagaaagaagaatgtcCTGGCATATGGATACTCCTTACTGGATGAAAATTGTTCTGAATTCCAAATAATTCCATCTTCAAGTATATACAGCTACCTACCCAATACTACAACAGAAACTATTCGTATCAGCAGCCTCTGGGAAACACTGCTGAGCAGGATAGGGGATGATGTGATGATGTATTTATTAGAACACTGTGCAATCTTTATGCTGGTTCCCCCTAGTAATTGTTACCAAGTTTGTGGGCAACCAGTTTATGAACTTATTTCGCATAATGTAGACACACCCACAGTGTTTGTTAAACAAAGGTTTTCAAAGCATAAACGTAGTGGCTTGCTTGACTATATGCAAAAAAGGCTTATGTTTCATAGACAGTATCTATCAAGGTTGCATTGGTGGAAATGCAGACAAAGACTTGAAGCTAATGTCTCCAgcatgggaaataaaaaaaataacaagataCAAAGCTTAATGTCCAGTTACCAGTGTTCTGCAAAAACTGCAAGCAAACAGATCGGAGTGGTTACTGAAGGTCTGGAAAAACAGAGTAACTCTGGTTTACATTTGTCAGCCACAACACcatctttaaaaaggaagcTTGATAGAGAACAACTTGAAATTTCAGCTAAGAGAGCAAAAGTACAGGAGAAAGTGAGAGACGGAAAGGCTTGTAATATCACTCCTGATGTAAACCAAGGTAGTTCCAAGAGATATGGAACTGGATATGTCACATCACATTCTGTaagtcttattaaaaaaaagcacatttctcaAAGAAGTAACAGTAATATGTCTGGTCCTTCTTTAGCTCGCACATCTTGTGATGGGAAGAACTTTGTGGCAGGTGAAAACTCTTTTCTGCGAGGAGTTCAGAGTAACAGACCTTTAAAGTCTAGCATTGAAATGCAAGCAGAATCCCATAGGAAAGGAGTAGAGATGCGTATTTGTGAGTCTCAGTTGGATTCTGCACAAGTCAAACCCATGGAGGGTGTTTCTTCAAAATGGGGAAGGCAGGAAAGTCCCCTAGCTCATTTGGCAAAGAAGTTACCAAATACGTTTTTGCGTTCTGCAGTAGACATTGACAGGAAGTTTCTTCTGTATTCTCGCAGAAGTTTCCAAGAACGTTTTCCTAGATCATTTTTATTGAATTGCTTGCGGGGCTGTAAGGCAGGTGGAAGACGGCTTATAGAAACTATATTCTTAAGCCGAAATGTCTTGGGGCAAAAGCACAACCAAAGCCTGCCACATCACAACTGGAGAAAGAAGAGGTTGCCCAAACGCTACTGGCAAATGAGACatgtatttcagaaactgtTAAAGAACCATGGAAGGTGCCCTTACTTAgttctcttgaaaaaaaattgccctGTTCGGATATCTGAAACCAGTGTGACAAAAACTGAGCTGACTTGTCAGGCAGCCTTGTCTGGGGAAGCAGAGGTTCACGAGCAATCAAAACAGTTTGGGAAAGAGCCTACTAAGTCTGTGACAAGCAGCAGATCTGAATCTGGTCACGATGATGTGCCAGACAACTTAAGCGCTCCTCTTGCAAAATCTGTGCGTGAGGGGTCGCAGAGTGAGGAGCAAAACTCGGGAGAGGTGTGTGATTCAGCTCTTGGGAAGCTCctcaggcagcacagcagccactGGCAGGTGTACATGTTTGTGAGGGAGTGCCTGGAGCGGGTTGTTCCCGAGGAGCTTTGGGGTTCAAACCATAACAAGTGCCGGttcttaaaaaatgtgaaagtgtTCATTTCCATGGGGAAGTTTGTTAAGCTTTCGTTGCAGCAGTTGATGTGGAAGATGAGAGTCAATGACTGCATGTGGCTTCGTCTAGTCAAAGGTACTTCTTAAATTAAGGAATTAAGTGGTGGGGGTGTCAGATGTGGGAAGGGGAGGGTGTTGAATCTGGATTGAGAGTTGTTTCATTAGTAATAAGCATAGCTGAGAGCACAAACCTGGCAGTGTTTGTAATTGATAGTGGAAGAACACTTAAGCCTGCCCTCCTTCCAGAACTTAAGTTTGCATCACattaatttttgtgtttaataggatgacattttcataaaaattaattcagacgCTGGGCCTTTCAACAAAATTCTTTCCCTTCTACCCCTGCCCTTCAAACTGTAGTAACTCTGAAAATTTGTTAAAGTATGACCAAAGCATGTAAGGAACAAATGCAGCCTGTTGGTTTCTGTAAGCCTTCAGAGAGAACTAAAAGACGAGTCGAGACACTTGTGGTGGCATCTGTTCCTCTGCTGTGGGAGTGAACCTTCATCATCCCACAGCGTGTCCTCCCAGCCCCAATCAACACTGTGGGTACAGGACCCACGCTATATGGGGTTTGCCCACCATCTGTCACCTTTCTAGAGCTCTTCTCTAGGAACAAGACTAAGACACCCGTATTGAGCACTGCTTCAAGCTTGGTGGTTGGTGGTGCAGAGGTCACCTGACTGCGTGGTCTCTGGTGGAAAGAAACTGTTGTGAGGGCACCAACTGATTGCTCCAAATTCTATATGAATCCCTTCTGTTTAGTCTTCTTTCAGATGATAGGTAAATCTTGCTTCCTTGCAGAAGTCCTTCAGACCTAGGACTTAAATCTTGGCTGAAGCTGTGGTTTTGGCATTGATTG from Falco biarmicus isolate bFalBia1 chromosome 3, bFalBia1.pri, whole genome shotgun sequence carries:
- the TERT gene encoding telomerase reverse transcriptase isoform X2 → MPGGGSGDGCGGGGGDSSSNRRRARGRRVPRPRNMAGAEPFAALLTALRGCYAEVASLETFVRQLPDSGAGEVEVLRGDDAPCYRTFVGQCVVCVPRGARAIPRPVTFQQLSSQSEVITRIVQRLCDKRKKNVLAYGYSLLDENCSEFQIIPSSSIYSYLPNTTTETIRISSLWETLLSRIGDDVMMYLLEHCAIFMLVPPSNCYQVCGQPVYELISHNVDTPTVFVKQRFSKHKRSGLLDYMQKRLMFHRQYLSRLHWWKCRQRLEANVSSMGNKKNNKIQSLMSSYQCSAKTASKQIGVVTEGLEKQSNSGLHLSATTPSLKRKLDREQLEISAKRAKVQEKVRDGKACNITPDVNQGSSKRYGTGYVTSHSVSLIKKKHISQRSNSNMSGPSLARTSCDGKNFVAGENSFLRGVQSNRPLKSSIEMQAESHRKGVEMRICESQLDSAQVKPMEGVSSKWGRQESPLAHLAKKLPNTFLRSAVDIDRKFLLYSRRSFQERFPRSFLLNCLRGCKAGGRRLIETIFLSRNVLGQKHNQSLPHHNWRKKRLPKRYWQMRHVFQKLLKNHGRCPYLVLLKKNCPVRISETSVTKTELTCQAALSGEAEVHEQSKQFGKEPTKSVTSSRSESGHDDVPDNLSAPLAKSVREGSQSEEQNSGEVCDSALGKLLRQHSSHWQVYMFVRECLERVVPEELWGSNHNKCRFLKNVKVFISMGKFVKLSLQQLMWKMRVNDCMWLRLVKGDHFVAAYEHCFREEILAKFLYWLMNTYVLELLRSFFYITETMFQKNMLFYYRKFIWAKLQNIGIRNHFAKVRLRALSSEEIEAVCQKKYIPVASKLRFIPKMNGLRPVVKMHHYNARLKNLFSVLDYERTINTSFIGSSVFGRNDIYRTWKKFVTKVLESDGEIPHFYYVKADVSRAYDSIPHNKLVEVVSRILNPEKKTVYCIRRYAMVMVKQRGKSKKFYKRHVSTFKDFMPNMKQFVSHLQENASLQNAIIVEQSLSFNETSSTLFTFFLHVIHNTILQIGSRYYIQCCGIPQGSILSTLLCSLCYGDMENKLLSGIQQDGVLIRLIDDFLLLTPHLTQARTFLRTLAAGIPEYGFLINHKKTVVNFPADDIPECSKLKQLPGCRLIPWCGLLIDTQTLEVYCDYSSYTYTSIRSSLSFNSSRTAGTSMKYKLIRVLKLKCHYLFLDLQINSLRTVVINIYKIFLLQAYRFHACVLQLPFNQQVKNNPHFFLRIISETASCCYAILQAKNRGVTLGNKRASGAFPSEAAEWLCYHAFTVKLGNHKVIYKCLLKPLQTCKMQLCRKIPKDTMALLKTATEPSVTQDFKTIMD
- the TERT gene encoding telomerase reverse transcriptase isoform X1, whose translation is MPGGGSGDGCGGGGGDSSSNRRRARGRRVPRPRNMAGAEPFAALLTALRGCYAEVASLETFVRQLPDSGAGEVEVLRGDDAPCYRTFVGQCVVCVPRGARAIPRPVTFQQLSSQSEVITRIVQRLCDKRKKNVLAYGYSLLDENCSEFQIIPSSSIYSYLPNTTTETIRISSLWETLLSRIGDDVMMYLLEHCAIFMLVPPSNCYQVCGQPVYELISHNVDTPTVFVKQRFSKHKRSGLLDYMQKRLMFHRQYLSRLHWWKCRQRLEANVSSMGNKKNNKIQSLMSSYQCSAKTASKQIGVVTEGLEKQSNSGLHLSATTPSLKRKLDREQLEISAKRAKVQEKVRDGKACNITPDVNQGSSKRYGTGYVTSHSVSLIKKKHISQRSNSNMSGPSLARTSCDGKNFVAGENSFLRGVQSNRPLKSSIEMQAESHRKGVEMRICESQLDSAQVKPMEGVSSKWGRQESPLAHLAKKLPNTFLRSAVDIDRKFLLYSRRSFQERFPRSFLLNCLRGCKAGGRRLIETIFLSRNVLGQKHNQSLPHHNWRKKRLPKRYWQMRHVFQKLLKNHGRCPYLVLLKKNCPVRISETSVTKTELTCQAALSGEAEVHEQSKQFGKEPTKSVTSSRSESGHDDVPDNLSAPLAKSVREGSQSEEQNSGEVCDSALGKLLRQHSSHWQVYMFVRECLERVVPEELWGSNHNKCRFLKNVKVFISMGKFVKLSLQQLMWKMRVNDCMWLRLVKGDHFVAAYEHCFREEILAKFLYWLMNTYVLELLRSFFYITETMFQKNMLFYYRKFIWAKLQNIGIRNHFAKVRLRALSSEEIEAVCQKKYIPVASKLRFIPKMNGLRPVVKVSGVVESRALSKESREKKMHHYNARLKNLFSVLDYERTINTSFIGSSVFGRNDIYRTWKKFVTKVLESDGEIPHFYYVKADVSRAYDSIPHNKLVEVVSRILNPEKKTVYCIRRYAMVMVKQRGKSKKFYKRHVSTFKDFMPNMKQFVSHLQENASLQNAIIVEQSLSFNETSSTLFTFFLHVIHNTILQIGSRYYIQCCGIPQGSILSTLLCSLCYGDMENKLLSGIQQDGVLIRLIDDFLLLTPHLTQARTFLRTLAAGIPEYGFLINHKKTVVNFPADDIPECSKLKQLPGCRLIPWCGLLIDTQTLEVYCDYSSYTYTSIRSSLSFNSSRTAGTSMKYKLIRVLKLKCHYLFLDLQINSLRTVVINIYKIFLLQAYRFHACVLQLPFNQQVKNNPHFFLRIISETASCCYAILQAKNRGVTLGNKRASGAFPSEAAEWLCYHAFTVKLGNHKVIYKCLLKPLQTCKMQLCRKIPKDTMALLKTATEPSVTQDFKTIMD